A stretch of Colletotrichum lupini chromosome 2, complete sequence DNA encodes these proteins:
- a CDS encoding peroxidase, translating into PSWHSSAGVWRVDDRYPGSEASSYSTFASVDIQETIIIIMHLTSVLATSLALVSLPGTMGYPGMGEQMAEIMARKSDAGDSNELLGDLVTLKDKDLTPVGKDIKRMLQGKGDPESNDRYSKVPDLTSDKCKKDTCCVWRYVADDMYQFMAGKSGRCTGLARAAVRLGFHDAGTWSKATASQGGGADGSILLAPGEIDRFENRGLQDVAVKFKELYGKYKGMGWDIGMGDFIQMGANVATVVCPLGPRIKSYVGRKDSANGSPDGLLPSPFQPADQLIQLFRDKTIGPHGLVALLGAHTTSQQNFVNTTRAGDPQDSTPGVWDVLYYKETLSSNSPPRVFKFPSDIAISQHPETAKEFKEFAGPGGQNHWNEDYAREYIRLSLLGVNNINQLTECTKVLPPAVKGFRAVDQYKLDKWLNSVGNKGSAKKVAEDIEKGEPASVEVPPVNNRN; encoded by the exons CCAAGCTGGCACAGCAGCGCAGGCGTCTGGAGAGTTGACGACAGGTACCCGGGATCCGAGGCATCGAGCTACTC CACATTCGCTTCCGTCGATATCCAAGAAactatcatcatcatcatgcaTCTCACATCCGTCCTCGCTACCTCGCTAGCCCTAGTGTCTCTCCCAGGGACCATGGGCTACCCAGGCATGGGAGAGCAAATGGCCGAAATCATGGCCCGCAAAAGCGACGCCGGCGACTCCAACGAGCTCCTCGGTGACCTCGTCACCCTCAAAGACAAGGACCTCACCCCCGTCGGCAAGGACATCAAGAGGATGCTTCAGGGCAAAGGCGACCCAGAGTCCAACGACAGATACAGCAAGGTCCCCGACCTGACTTCGGACAAGTGCAAAAAGGACACCTGCTGCGTCTGGCGCTACGTAGCCGACGACATGTACCAGTTCATGGCCGGCAAATCGGGCCGCTGCACGGGTCTGGCCCGCGCCGCCGTCCGCCTCGGCTTCCACGACGCCGGGACGTGGTCCAAGGCTACGGCGTCACAGGGTGGGGGCGCTGATGGCAGTATTCTCCTTGCCCCTGGAGAGATTGACCGCTTCGAGAACCGCGGTCTGCAGGATGTTGCTGTCAAGTTCAAGGAGTTATACGGCAAGTATAAGGGCATGGGCTGGGACATTGGCATGGGCGACTTCATCCAG ATGGGTGCAAATGTCGCAACAGTAGTCTGCCCTCTCGGCCCGCGCATCAAGTCCTACGTCGGCCGCAAGGACAGCGCCAACGGCTCCCCCGACGGCCTCCTCCCGAGCCCCTTCCAGCCGGCCGACCAGCTCATCCAGCTTTTCCGCGACAAGACCATCGGCCCGCACGGCCTCGTCGCCCTGCTCGGCGCGCACACCACCAGTCAGCAGAACTTTGTAAACACCACCCGCGCTGGTGACCCCCAGGACAGCACACCCGGCGTCTGGGACGTGCTCTACTACAAGGAGACGCTCAGCTCCAACTCGCCGCCTCGCGTGTTCAAGTTCCCCAGTGACATTGCCATCTCCCAGCACCCCGAGACGGCCAAGGAATTCAAGGAGTTTGCTGGCCCTGGCGGACAGAACCACTGGAACGAG GACTACGCTCGTGAATACATCCGCCTCTCTCTTCTGGGAGTCAACAATATCAACCAGCTCACCGAGTGCACCAAGGTCCTGCCCCCTGCTGTGAAAGGCTTCCGCGCCGTCGATCAGTACAAGCTCGACAAGTGGCTCAACAGCGTCGGCAACAAGGGTTCTGCTAAGAAGGTTGCCGAAGATATCGAGAAGGGCGAGCCTGCTTCCGTTGAGGTTCCTCCTGTCAACAACCGTAACTAA
- a CDS encoding HypE protein — MDYRLVLFLYRKKDITHAEFRDHYEYIHIPLTRELTGSRFPSLHSRRYIERSPKDEPTVLIGKSTGEEPDAVVEIGFKNEEAGQAFFDVTNSGEVEERLRKDNAQFLDWERLKIMRIGNAFETRRED; from the coding sequence ATGGATTATCGCCTGGTCCTCTTTCTCTACCGCAAAAAGGATATTACACACGCTGAGTTCAGAGATCACTACGAGTACATACACATACCCCTCACCCGAGAACTCACCGGCTCCCGTTTCCCCTCCCTGCACTCGAGACGGTACATTGAACGATCGCCAAAGGACGAGCCAACTGTCCTCATCGGGAAAAGCACCGGAGAGGAGCCTGACGCAGTGGTAGAAATTGGGTTCAAGAACGAGGAGGCGGGGCAAGCGTTTTTCGATGTGACCAACTCTGGGGAGGTCGAGGAGAGGTTGCGGAAGGATAATGCGCAATTTCTGGACTGGGAAAGGCTGAAGATTATGAGGATCGGGAACGCTTTTGAGACGCGTAGGGAGGACTGA